In Rutidosis leptorrhynchoides isolate AG116_Rl617_1_P2 chromosome 2, CSIRO_AGI_Rlap_v1, whole genome shotgun sequence, one genomic interval encodes:
- the LOC139890697 gene encoding protein APEM9: MAAESGVNQSIKDTEIVTTVEIRPIWDEIDLAESYLVCSMFEEASSLASRILKRLRDKEYVVDDIELNDMFESAGMVFVQSFKELGRTSEIVNELTQLYGSLIKIPVQVFLAGVCFQMQENSGGAQKVLKEFLSKWRLVDEQHYILENQGANTSKGCDNQSVITVDIYLQVVEAYITLLTGILRETNIAISWVEKAALPEDIRQDLLRRLRSMHSSKDTRSQASTSALLSDENGISSVSLKNENEKQLNGDDAAKQAILRYSGQHVSTFWWFRTVNLKLGGLRFAVSNGSIFLTTLFLLTYYFLRRKKYTITSILKGPASFVKKTAIDLWQLAFAYQVNPLAAVEPIQNTTRISR; the protein is encoded by the exons ATGGCGGCGGAATCAGGAGTAAATCAGTCAATTAAAGACACGGAGATTGTAACGACAGTCGAAATTCGGCCAATTTGGGATGAAATTGACCTAGCTGAAAG CTATCTAGTTTGCTCCATGTTTGAAGAAGCCTCATCATTAGCTTCTCGTATTCTCAAACGATTACGTGATAAAGAATACGTTGTAGACGATATTGAGCTGAATGACATGTTTGAATCAGCTGGTATGGTGTTCGTACAGTCCTTCAAGGAACTTGGGAG GACATCggaaatagtaaatgagttaacgCAGCTGTACGGTTCACTCATTAAGATTCCGGTCCAAGTTTTTCTTGCTGG GGTTTGCTTTCAGATGCAAGAAAACTCTGGTGGTGCTCAAAAAGTTCTCAAGGAATTTTTGAGTAAGTGGAGATTAGTAGACGAACAACATTATATTCTGGAAAATCAAGGGGCAAATACGTCAAAAGGATGTGACAATCAATCTGTTATAACAGTTGATATATATCTTCAAGTTGTTGAGGCATATATAACACTTCTCACTGGGATCTTAAGAGAAACAAATATTGCTATCTCTTGGGTTGAAAAAGCTGCATTACCCGAGGATATACGTCAG GATCTTTTACGGCGTTTACGGTCCATGCACTCATCCAAGGATACACGATCTCAAGCCTCCACATCAGCGTTGCTATCCGATGAAAATGGAATCTCATCTGTTTCTCTCAAAAATGAAAATGAGAAACAACTTAACGGGGATGATGCTGCAAAACAAGCAATTTTAAGATATTCGGGACAACATGTTTCTACCTTTTGGTGGTTTCGGACAGTTAATTTAAAGCTTGGTGGTTTGCGATTTGCAGTATCAAATGGAAGTATCTTTCTAACAACTTTGTTTCTTCTCACGTATTATTTCTTGCGGAGGAAGAAATATACAATAACTAG TATTCTCAAGGGACCTGCTTCGTTTGTGAAAAAAACTGCCATAGACTTGTGGCAGCTTGCTTTCGCGTATCAAGTTAATCCATTGGCTGCTGTTGAACCTATACAAAATACAACTCGCATAAGCCGTTGA